One genomic window of Micromonospora sp. WMMD1128 includes the following:
- the cimA gene encoding citramalate synthase: MTFQVYDTTLRDGAQREGLSYSVVDKLAVARLLDDLGVGFIEGGWPGAVPKDTEFFHRARTELKLRHAILVAFGATRKAGLAVEDDPQVRGLLDAQTPAVALVAKADLRHVERALRTTAEENLAMVRDTVAYLVSQGRRVFVDGEHTFDGFRHDPGYTAAVAEAALAAGAERFVLCDTNGGMLPSQVTAVIADLVGRTGVAPERLGMHAQNDTACAVANTIAAVEAGVRHVQGTANGYGERPGNADIFAIVANLQLKLGMPVLPEGCLEQMVRVSHAIAEIANIAPDTHQAYVGAAAFAHKAGLHASAIKVDPLLYNHVDPSVVGNDMRILVTEMAGRASIELKSRELGLDLAAHPDALSRVTGRVKELEAGGWSFEAADASFELLVRSELPDAAPARPFALESYRVLVEHREDGAVVSEATVKIRVRGERVIATAEGNGPVNALDEALRVGLSRHYPELREFELADYKVRILEGSHGTGAVTRVLVETAGVGRDWTTVGVHPNVVEASWHALVDALTYGLSKAGAPLNASGRGRGPA; encoded by the coding sequence ATGACCTTCCAGGTGTACGACACGACGCTGCGCGACGGCGCCCAGCGCGAAGGGCTCAGCTACTCGGTGGTCGACAAGCTGGCGGTGGCCCGCCTGCTCGACGACCTCGGGGTCGGCTTCATCGAGGGCGGTTGGCCGGGCGCGGTGCCCAAGGACACCGAGTTCTTCCACCGGGCGCGCACCGAGCTGAAGCTGCGGCACGCGATCCTGGTCGCGTTCGGCGCCACCCGCAAGGCCGGCCTGGCGGTCGAGGACGACCCGCAGGTGCGTGGGCTGCTCGACGCGCAGACCCCGGCGGTGGCGCTCGTCGCCAAGGCGGACCTGCGGCACGTCGAGCGGGCGCTGCGCACCACCGCCGAGGAGAACCTCGCGATGGTGCGGGACACCGTGGCCTACCTGGTGTCGCAGGGACGGCGCGTCTTCGTCGACGGCGAGCACACCTTCGACGGCTTCCGGCACGACCCGGGCTACACCGCCGCCGTGGCGGAGGCCGCGCTGGCTGCCGGCGCCGAGCGGTTCGTGCTCTGCGACACCAACGGCGGCATGCTGCCCTCCCAGGTCACCGCCGTGATCGCCGACCTGGTCGGGCGGACCGGGGTCGCGCCGGAGCGGCTCGGCATGCACGCCCAGAACGACACCGCCTGCGCGGTGGCCAACACCATCGCCGCGGTCGAGGCCGGCGTGCGGCACGTGCAGGGCACCGCGAACGGGTACGGCGAGCGCCCCGGCAACGCCGACATCTTCGCGATCGTCGCGAACCTCCAGCTCAAGCTCGGCATGCCCGTCCTACCGGAGGGCTGCCTGGAACAGATGGTGCGGGTCTCGCACGCCATCGCCGAGATCGCCAACATCGCCCCCGACACCCACCAGGCCTACGTCGGGGCCGCCGCCTTCGCCCACAAGGCGGGGCTGCACGCCAGCGCGATCAAGGTCGACCCGTTGCTCTACAACCACGTGGACCCGTCGGTGGTGGGCAACGACATGCGGATCCTGGTGACCGAGATGGCCGGCCGGGCCAGCATCGAGCTCAAGAGTCGCGAGCTCGGGCTGGACCTGGCCGCCCATCCGGACGCCCTGTCCCGGGTCACCGGGCGGGTCAAGGAGCTGGAGGCCGGCGGCTGGTCGTTCGAGGCCGCCGACGCCTCGTTCGAGCTGCTGGTCCGCTCGGAGCTGCCGGACGCCGCGCCGGCCCGGCCGTTCGCGCTGGAGTCGTACCGGGTGCTTGTCGAGCACCGCGAGGACGGCGCGGTGGTCTCCGAGGCGACCGTCAAGATCCGGGTACGCGGCGAGCGGGTGATCGCCACCGCCGAGGGCAACGGCCCGGTCAACGCGCTCGACGAGGCGCTGCGGGTCGGGCTGTCCCGGCACTACCCGGAGCTGCGCGAGTTCGAGCTGGCCGACTACAAGGTGCGCATCCTGGAGGGCAGCCACGGCACCGGCGCGGTGACCCGGGTGCTTGTGGAGACCGCCGGCGTCGGCCGGGACTGGACCACGGTCGGCGTGCACCCCAACGTGGTGGAGGCGAGCTGGCACGCGCTCGTCGACGCGCTCACCTACGGCCTCAGTAAGGCGGGGGCCCCGCTTAACGCCTCCGGTAGAGGAAGGGGCCCCGCTTAA
- a CDS encoding branched-chain amino acid aminotransferase, with the protein MSGGDKLDFEIRPNSASVSAADRAALLANPGFGRVFTDHMVTARYAEGKGWYDARVEARAPIPMDPAAAVLHYAQEIFEGLKAYRTGDGAVTMFRPEANAARFVASARRLAMPELPPATFVESLRRLVEIDQEWIPEDEDASLYLRPFMFASEVFLGVRPANEYLYCVIASPAGAYFAGGVKPVTVWVSPDYTRAAPGGTGAAKCGGNYAASLAAQAEAIEAGCDQVVFLDAVEQRYVDELGGMNVFFVYDDGSLVTPPLGGTILPGITRDAVLTLAAEAGHAVHERPVSFADWQADAASGRLREVFACGTAAVITPIGGVRFPDGEFLVGGGEPGRITMALRQQLVDIQRGRAEDRHGWVTRVL; encoded by the coding sequence ATGAGCGGTGGTGACAAGCTCGATTTCGAGATCCGTCCGAATTCCGCTTCGGTATCCGCCGCCGACCGGGCCGCCCTGCTGGCGAACCCCGGTTTCGGCCGGGTGTTCACCGACCACATGGTCACCGCCCGCTACGCCGAGGGCAAGGGCTGGTACGACGCCCGGGTCGAGGCGCGCGCGCCGATCCCGATGGACCCGGCCGCCGCGGTGCTGCACTATGCGCAGGAGATCTTCGAGGGCCTGAAGGCGTACCGGACCGGCGACGGGGCGGTCACCATGTTCCGCCCGGAGGCCAACGCGGCCCGCTTCGTCGCGTCCGCCCGGCGGCTGGCCATGCCGGAGCTACCGCCCGCGACGTTCGTGGAGTCGCTGCGCCGGCTGGTCGAGATCGACCAGGAGTGGATCCCGGAGGACGAAGACGCCAGCCTCTACCTGCGGCCGTTCATGTTCGCCAGCGAGGTCTTCCTCGGGGTGCGCCCGGCCAACGAATACCTCTACTGCGTCATCGCGTCGCCGGCCGGGGCCTACTTCGCCGGCGGGGTGAAGCCGGTGACGGTCTGGGTCTCGCCGGACTACACCCGGGCGGCGCCCGGCGGCACCGGCGCGGCCAAGTGCGGCGGCAACTACGCCGCCTCGCTGGCGGCCCAGGCCGAGGCGATCGAGGCCGGGTGCGACCAGGTGGTCTTCCTGGACGCGGTGGAGCAGCGGTACGTCGACGAACTGGGCGGCATGAACGTCTTCTTCGTCTACGACGACGGCAGCCTGGTCACGCCGCCGCTGGGCGGCACGATCCTGCCGGGCATCACCCGCGACGCCGTCCTGACCCTGGCCGCCGAGGCCGGGCACGCGGTGCACGAACGGCCCGTCTCCTTCGCCGACTGGCAGGCGGACGCGGCGAGCGGGCGGCTGCGTGAGGTCTTCGCCTGCGGCACCGCCGCGGTCATCACCCCGATCGGTGGCGTGCGCTTCCCGGACGGCGAGTTCCTCGTCGGCGGCGGCGAGCCGGGCCGCATCACGATGGCGTTGCGGCAGCAGCTCGTCGACATCCAGCGTGGCCGCGCCGAGGACCGTCACGGCTGGGTCACCCGGGTGCTCTGA
- a CDS encoding PRC-barrel domain containing protein, which produces MERLDPHATHAGTEPVVDDGRGAVAGGAPGGAFDPWRYRDEAGVASADLTGYKVEATDGGIGKIDRASHDVDDSYLVVDTGPWIFGRKVMLPAGTVSHVDHDERKVFVDRDKDQIKAAPEYDEADHADPTYRDKLGGYYGENHSALPPDGPPRT; this is translated from the coding sequence ATGGAGAGACTGGACCCGCACGCCACGCACGCCGGCACCGAACCGGTCGTCGACGACGGTCGCGGCGCGGTCGCCGGCGGCGCGCCGGGCGGCGCGTTCGACCCGTGGCGCTACCGGGACGAAGCCGGGGTGGCAAGCGCGGACCTGACCGGTTACAAGGTCGAGGCCACCGACGGCGGCATCGGCAAGATCGACCGCGCCAGCCACGACGTCGACGACAGCTACCTGGTCGTCGACACCGGCCCATGGATCTTCGGCCGGAAGGTCATGCTGCCGGCCGGCACCGTGAGCCACGTCGACCACGACGAGCGGAAGGTCTTCGTCGACCGGGACAAGGACCAGATCAAGGCCGCCCCGGAGTACGACGAGGCCGACCACGCCGACCCGACCTACCGGGACAAGCTCGGCGGCTACTACGGCGAGAACCACTCCGCGCTGCCACCGGACGGCCCGCCCCGGACCTGA
- a CDS encoding FAD:protein FMN transferase produces MRIDQRRAHWADEQPRARWVDQSAFRQPRPDLRLGARSHRVERDGAAPYDRISVRHTVSTSTAEYTLLLNAPDWFGHRGVGEALRDAVAELRAIDLTYGPNQPDSLVSRLRRDEISPDSYPPLADLVDRCAAMRAATDGWFDAWAVPGGFDPGGLLGGWAVERAAARLRAAGIHDYAVLTGADLTVRGHAAHGGPWRVAVHHPTDARRAPLVLEMTAGAVGTSGVTGRRGHVVDPHTGEPTDRLVAATVVGPDLAVADAYATALYAAGPAGLAWFRDGSDYRALFAHHRR; encoded by the coding sequence ATGCGGATCGACCAGCGGCGGGCACACTGGGCGGACGAGCAACCCCGGGCCCGCTGGGTCGACCAGTCCGCGTTCCGCCAGCCCCGGCCCGACCTACGCCTCGGCGCCCGCAGCCACCGGGTGGAGCGCGACGGCGCCGCCCCCTACGACCGGATCAGCGTCCGCCACACCGTCAGCACCTCCACCGCGGAATACACGTTGCTGCTCAACGCGCCCGACTGGTTCGGCCACCGGGGCGTCGGCGAGGCGCTCCGGGACGCCGTGGCCGAACTGCGCGCCATCGACCTCACCTACGGCCCCAACCAGCCGGACAGTCTGGTGTCCCGGCTGCGCCGCGACGAGATCAGCCCCGACTCGTACCCGCCGCTGGCCGACCTGGTAGACCGCTGCGCCGCGATGCGGGCGGCCACCGACGGGTGGTTCGACGCCTGGGCGGTGCCGGGCGGCTTCGACCCCGGCGGCCTGCTCGGCGGCTGGGCGGTGGAGCGGGCCGCGGCCCGGTTGCGCGCCGCCGGCATCCACGACTACGCCGTGCTCACCGGCGCCGACCTGACCGTACGCGGCCACGCCGCACACGGCGGCCCGTGGCGGGTCGCGGTGCACCACCCGACCGACGCGCGCCGGGCGCCGCTGGTGCTGGAGATGACCGCCGGCGCGGTCGGCACCTCCGGCGTCACCGGTCGGCGCGGGCACGTCGTCGACCCGCACACCGGCGAACCGACCGACCGGCTGGTGGCCGCCACCGTGGTCGGCCCCGACCTGGCGGTCGCCGACGCCTACGCCACCGCCCTCTACGCCGCCGGCCCGGCCGGGCTGGCCTGGTTCCGCGACGGTTCGGACTACCGGGCGCTCTTCGCGCACCACCGCCGCTGA
- a CDS encoding MoxR family ATPase encodes MTDISDTLASVPSPVDADASGVELDQTLFEVKRVIVGQDRLVDRLLTALIADGHCLLEGVPGVAKTLAAQTLATVVGGTFSRIQFTPDLVPSDIVGTRIYRASTEAFDVELGPIMANLVLADEINRAPAKVQSALLEAMAERQVSIAGRSWPVPDPFLVLATQNPIESEGVYQLPEAQRDRFLMKVVVDYPSDADELAILYRMSAERPTARPVLDPARLRELQRRAADVFVHHALAEYVVRLILATRDPRRFGLPDVAPLLAYGASPRATLGLVAAARAQALIRGRDYVLPEDIRELAVDVLAHRLVLSFDAVADGVSGEEVVRRLVEAVPPPRLVTGPAASTPDLAAA; translated from the coding sequence GTGACGGACATCTCGGACACCCTGGCCAGCGTGCCCAGCCCGGTCGATGCGGACGCGAGCGGCGTCGAGCTGGACCAGACCCTCTTCGAGGTCAAACGCGTGATCGTCGGGCAGGATCGACTCGTCGACCGCCTGCTCACCGCCCTGATCGCCGACGGCCACTGTCTGCTGGAGGGCGTACCGGGGGTGGCCAAGACGCTTGCCGCGCAGACGCTCGCCACAGTCGTCGGCGGCACGTTCTCCCGGATCCAGTTCACCCCCGACCTGGTCCCGTCGGACATCGTCGGCACCCGGATCTACCGGGCGTCCACCGAGGCGTTCGACGTGGAGCTGGGGCCGATCATGGCGAACCTGGTGCTCGCCGACGAGATCAACCGGGCCCCGGCCAAGGTGCAGTCGGCGCTGCTGGAGGCGATGGCCGAACGGCAGGTCTCCATCGCCGGGCGGAGCTGGCCCGTGCCCGACCCGTTCCTGGTGCTGGCCACCCAGAACCCGATCGAGTCGGAGGGCGTCTACCAGCTGCCCGAGGCGCAACGCGACCGGTTCCTGATGAAGGTCGTGGTCGACTACCCGAGCGACGCCGACGAACTGGCCATCCTCTACCGGATGAGCGCCGAGCGCCCCACCGCGCGGCCGGTGCTCGACCCGGCCCGGCTGCGCGAACTCCAACGCCGCGCCGCCGACGTCTTCGTCCACCACGCGCTCGCCGAGTACGTGGTCCGCCTCATCCTCGCCACCCGCGACCCGAGACGCTTCGGCCTGCCCGACGTCGCGCCGCTGCTGGCGTACGGGGCCAGTCCCCGGGCCACGCTCGGCCTGGTGGCCGCCGCCCGCGCGCAGGCGCTGATCCGCGGACGGGACTACGTGCTGCCGGAGGACATCCGGGAACTGGCGGTGGACGTGCTGGCCCATCGGCTGGTGCTCTCCTTCGACGCGGTGGCCGACGGCGTCTCCGGCGAGGAGGTGGTGCGCCGCCTGGTCGAGGCCGTGCCCCCGCCCCGGCTGGTGACCGGGCCTGCGGCGTCGACGCCGGACCTGGCGGCGGCATGA
- a CDS encoding endonuclease/exonuclease/phosphatase family protein, whose product MACWSTVVPVAAWAVLRLAGLERGPLVLTTAFTPYVAAVAPVAAVLALALRRRAPAVVAALAALALVGVVAPRAVADDRPPADGPTLRLLTANLRLGSADPAALVALVRAQRVDVLTVQELTPQLAADLDRLGLATLLPHRSLSPEVGSTGSGLYARHPLRDPGHRRHRRWFLTQAYATVTVPGAPPLRVESAHPGAPYTLDAVPKWWTDQRAQPPATPTAGLSVLAGDFNATLDHATMRRLIATGYTDAADAVGAGLAGTWGPYGGDPIPPVTIDHVLVDRRIAVLAVGTRPVPGSDHRALLAELRLPAA is encoded by the coding sequence GTGGCCTGCTGGTCGACGGTCGTGCCGGTGGCCGCCTGGGCGGTGCTGCGGCTGGCCGGGCTGGAGCGTGGCCCGCTGGTGCTGACGACCGCGTTCACGCCGTACGTCGCCGCCGTGGCGCCGGTCGCGGCGGTGCTGGCGCTCGCGCTGCGACGCCGCGCGCCCGCGGTGGTCGCGGCGCTTGCCGCGCTGGCGCTCGTCGGCGTGGTGGCGCCGCGGGCGGTCGCCGACGACCGGCCGCCGGCCGACGGCCCGACGCTGCGGCTGCTCACCGCGAACCTGCGGCTGGGCTCGGCCGACCCGGCGGCGCTCGTGGCGCTGGTCCGCGCGCAGCGGGTGGACGTGCTCACCGTGCAGGAACTCACCCCGCAGCTCGCCGCTGACCTGGACCGGCTCGGCCTGGCCACCCTGCTGCCGCACCGGTCGTTGAGCCCGGAGGTGGGCTCCACCGGCTCCGGCCTGTACGCCCGCCATCCGCTGCGTGACCCCGGTCACCGGCGTCACCGGCGATGGTTCCTCACCCAGGCGTACGCGACCGTGACGGTGCCGGGAGCGCCGCCCCTGCGGGTGGAGTCGGCGCACCCGGGCGCGCCGTACACCCTGGACGCGGTGCCGAAGTGGTGGACCGACCAGCGCGCCCAGCCGCCGGCCACCCCGACCGCCGGGCTCAGCGTGCTGGCCGGCGACTTCAACGCCACGCTCGACCACGCCACGATGCGCCGTCTGATCGCGACCGGCTACACCGACGCCGCCGACGCGGTCGGGGCCGGGCTCGCCGGCACCTGGGGCCCGTACGGCGGGGATCCGATCCCGCCGGTCACCATCGACCACGTGCTCGTCGACAGGCGCATCGCGGTCCTTGCCGTCGGCACCCGGCCGGTGCCCGGCAGCGACCACCGGGCGCTGCTGGCCGAGCTGCGCCTGCCGGCGGCGTGA
- a CDS encoding 3-isopropylmalate dehydrogenase: MARIAVVAGDGIGPEVVGQARKVLDAVLPGIEATEYDLGAARWHRTGEVLPDTVLDELAGHDAILLGAVGDPTVPPGVLERGLLLKLRFAFDQYVNLRPSRLWPGVTGPLAAVKPGEVDLVVVREGTEGLYAGAGGSLHRDTPAEVATEESLNTRHGVERVIRDAFARAGRRERRKVTLVHKTNVLTHAGSLWSRAFAAVAAEHPDVTTEYQHVDAAAMFLVTNPSRYDVVVTDNLFGDILTDIAAAVTGGIGLAASGCINPEGRYPSMFEPVHGSAPDIAGKGVADPVAAVLSAALLLDQLGHADAAARVTAAVAAELAGRTPGAPLRTEEVGDRLAGHAVA; encoded by the coding sequence GTGGCACGCATCGCGGTGGTGGCCGGTGACGGCATCGGTCCCGAGGTGGTCGGGCAGGCCCGCAAGGTCCTCGACGCGGTGCTCCCCGGCATCGAGGCCACCGAGTACGACCTGGGCGCGGCGCGCTGGCACCGCACCGGCGAGGTGCTGCCGGACACCGTCCTCGACGAGCTGGCCGGCCACGACGCCATCCTGCTCGGCGCGGTCGGCGACCCGACCGTGCCGCCGGGCGTGCTGGAGCGCGGTCTGCTGCTCAAGCTCCGCTTCGCCTTCGACCAGTACGTCAACCTCCGCCCGTCCCGGCTCTGGCCCGGCGTGACCGGCCCGCTGGCCGCCGTCAAGCCCGGCGAGGTCGACCTCGTGGTGGTCCGCGAGGGCACCGAGGGGCTGTACGCGGGCGCCGGCGGCAGCCTGCACCGGGACACCCCGGCGGAGGTGGCCACCGAGGAGAGCCTGAACACCCGGCACGGCGTCGAGCGGGTGATCCGGGACGCGTTCGCGCGCGCCGGCCGCCGGGAGCGGCGCAAGGTGACGCTCGTGCACAAGACCAACGTGCTCACCCACGCCGGCTCGCTGTGGTCCCGCGCGTTCGCCGCGGTGGCCGCCGAGCACCCGGACGTGACCACCGAATACCAGCACGTCGACGCCGCGGCGATGTTCCTGGTCACCAACCCGTCCCGCTACGACGTGGTGGTGACCGACAACCTCTTCGGTGACATCCTCACCGACATCGCGGCGGCGGTGACCGGCGGCATCGGGCTGGCCGCCAGCGGCTGCATCAACCCGGAGGGGCGTTACCCGTCGATGTTCGAGCCGGTGCACGGCTCCGCGCCGGACATCGCCGGCAAGGGCGTCGCCGACCCGGTGGCCGCCGTGCTCTCCGCCGCGCTGCTGCTCGACCAGCTCGGGCACGCCGACGCCGCCGCGCGGGTCACCGCGGCGGTCGCCGCCGAGCTTGCCGGGCGCACTCCCGGGGCGCCACTGCGCACCGAGGAGGTCGGCGACCGGCTCGCCGGTCACGCCGTAGCCTGA
- a CDS encoding tyrosine-protein phosphatase yields MEAPENPFPALFNFRDVGGYRTRDGRTVRRRRLYRSDSLHRIDSSDRAAFTALGIRTVIDLRRPTEVERDGRVPAYDGLTYRHIHPEHEDWAARRYESSGVSLARYLADRYADLARTGTAGLAEAVGLIADSANAPVVVHCVAGKDRTGIVCALTLAVLGVPDADIVADYALSTAASERFGAWVRATLPDAEEPPPPFLASPAEAMELFLAELRASHGSVEGYLAHAGVTDEQLRALPTHLLE; encoded by the coding sequence ATGGAGGCACCGGAGAATCCCTTCCCCGCGTTGTTCAACTTCCGCGACGTCGGCGGCTACCGCACCCGTGACGGGCGCACCGTCCGGCGCCGTCGGCTCTACCGTTCCGACTCCCTGCACCGCATCGACTCCAGCGACCGGGCGGCGTTCACCGCGCTCGGCATCCGTACGGTCATCGACCTGCGCCGCCCCACCGAGGTCGAGCGCGACGGCCGGGTGCCGGCCTACGACGGGCTCACCTACCGGCACATCCACCCCGAGCACGAGGACTGGGCCGCCCGGCGCTACGAGTCCTCCGGCGTCAGCCTGGCCCGCTACCTCGCCGACCGGTACGCCGACCTGGCCCGCACCGGCACCGCGGGGCTGGCCGAGGCGGTCGGCCTGATCGCCGACAGCGCCAACGCCCCGGTGGTGGTGCACTGCGTCGCCGGCAAGGACCGCACCGGCATCGTCTGCGCGCTCACGCTCGCCGTGCTCGGCGTGCCGGACGCCGACATCGTCGCCGACTACGCGCTGAGCACCGCGGCGTCCGAGCGGTTCGGCGCCTGGGTGCGGGCCACCCTGCCGGACGCGGAGGAGCCACCACCGCCGTTCCTGGCCTCCCCCGCCGAGGCGATGGAGCTGTTCCTCGCCGAGCTGCGCGCCAGCCACGGCTCGGTGGAGGGCTACCTGGCCCACGCCGGCGTCACCGACGAGCAGCTCCGGGCCCTCCCGACCCACCTGCTGGAGTGA